In Mustela lutreola isolate mMusLut2 chromosome 1, mMusLut2.pri, whole genome shotgun sequence, one genomic interval encodes:
- the LOC131833857 gene encoding LOW QUALITY PROTEIN: 60 kDa heat shock protein, mitochondrial-like (The sequence of the model RefSeq protein was modified relative to this genomic sequence to represent the inferred CDS: substituted 1 base at 1 genomic stop codon), with product MLQGVDLLANAVAITVGPKGRTVIIEESWGSPKVTKDGVTVAKSIDLKDNYKNIGAKLVQDLTSNTNEEAGDGITTATILACSIAKEGFEKISKGANPVEIRRGVMLAVDAVIAELKKQSKPMTTPEKIAQVATISANGDKEIGNIISNAMKKVGRKGVITVKDGKTLNDELEIIEGMKFDRGYISPYIINTSKGQKCEFQDAYVLSSEKKISSIQSIVPALEIANAHHKPLIIIAEEVDGEALSTLVLNRLKVGLQIVAVKAPGFGDNRKNQLKDMAIATSGAVFGEEGLTLNLEDVQPHDLGKVGEVIVTKHDAMLLKGKGDKAQIEKCIQEIIEQLGITTSEFEKEKLNEHLAKLSDGVAVLKVGGTSDVEVNEKKDRVTDALNATXAAIEEGIVLGGGCALLRCIPALDSLTPTNEDQKIGMEIIKRTLKIPAMTIAKNSGVERSLVVEKIMQSSPEVGYDAMLGDFVNMVEKGIIDPTKFVRTSLLYAAGVTSLLTMAEVVVTEIPKEEKDPVMSRMGGMGRGMGGGMF from the coding sequence ATGCTTCAAGGTGTAGACCTTTTAGCCAATGCTGTAGCTATTACAGTGGGGCCAAAGGGAAGAACAGTGATTATTGAAGAGAGTTGGGGAAGTCCCAAAGTGACAAAAGATGGTGTGACCGTAGCAAAGTCAATTGACTTAAAagataattacaaaaatattggCGCTAAACTTGTTCAAGATCTCACCAGTAACACAAATGAAGAGGCTGGGGATGGCATCACTACTGCTACTATCTTGGCATGCTCTATTGCCAAGGAAGGCTTCGAGAAGATTAGCAAAGGTGCTAATCCTGTGGAAATCAGGAGAGgtgtgatgttagctgttgaTGCTGTAATTGCTGAACTTAAGAAGCAGTCTAAACCCATGACAACCCCTGAAAAAATTGCTCAGGTTGCTACCATTTCTGCAAATGGAGACAAAGAAATTGGCAACATCATTTCCAATGCAATGAAAAAGGTTGGAAGAAAGGGTGTCATCACAGTAAAGGATGGAAAAACACTAAATGATGAATTAGAAATTATTGAAGGCATGAAGTTTGATCGAGGTTACATTTCTCCATACATTATTAATACCTCAAAAGGTCAGAAATGTGAATTCCAGGATGCTTATGTTCTATCGagtgaaaagaaaatttctagcATCCAGTCCATTGTACCTGCTCTTGAAATTGCCAATGCTCACCATAAGCCCTTGATCATAATTGCTGAAGAAGTTGATGGAGAAGCTCTGAGTACACTCGTTTTGAATAGGTTAAAAGTTGGTCTTCAGATTGTGGCAGTCAAAGCTCCAGGTTTTGGTGACAATAGGAAGAATCAGCTTAAAGACATGGCTATTGCTACTAGTGGTGCAGTTTTTGGGGAAGAAGGATTGACTCTAAATCTCGAAGATGTTCAGCCTCATGACTTAGGAAAAGTTGGAGAGGTCATTGTGACCAAACATGATGCCATGCTCTTAAAAGGAAAAGGTGACAAGGCTCAAATTGAAAAATGTATTCAAGAAATCATTGAGCAGTTAGGTATTACAACTAgtgaatttgaaaaggaaaagctgaATGAACATTTGGCAAAACTCTCAGATGGTGTAGCTGTGTTGAAGGTTGGTGGGACAAGTGATGTTGaagtgaatgaaaagaaagacagagtTACCGATGCGCTCAATGCTACATGAGCTGCCATTGAAGAAGGCATTGTTCTGGGAGGGGGTTGTGCCCTGCTTCGGTGCATTCCAGCCTTGGATTCATTAACTCCAACTAACGAAGATCAAAAAATTGGTATGGAAATTATTAAGAGAACACTCAAAATTCCTGCAATGACCATTGCTAAGAATTCAGGTGTTGAAAGATCATTGGTAGTTGAGAAAATTATGCAGAGTTCCCCAGAAGTTGGTTATGATGCTATGCTTGGAGATTTTGTGAATATGGTGGAAAAAGGAATCATTGATCCAACAAAGTTTGTAAGAACTTCTTTATTGTATGCTGCTGGAGTGACCTCTCTGTTAACTATGGCAGAAGTTGTAGTCACCGAAATTCCTAAAGAAGAGAAGGACCCAGTGATGAGCAGAATGGGTGGAATGGGAAGGGGTATGGGAGGTGGCATGTTCTGA